The window GTTCGCTGATTCCCGAGGATTCGACGACGAGGGTGTCGAACTCCCACTCGCGAGCGAGTCGGCTGACCTCGGTCCGGAGGTCGTCCTGTAATTCACAGCAGATACAGCCATTTGAGAGTTCAGCAACGCCGTTTTCGGCTGTCAGCTCGGTTCCATCCTCTATCAGTTCGGCATCGATGTTTATCGTCCCCATGTCGTTGACGAGCACCGCGATGTCCCTATCGCCGCTTTCTCGCAGGAGGTGATTGAGCGTCGTCGTCTTGCCTGCACCGAGATTGCCGCTCAAAATCGTAACCGGGATTCGACCCTGACTCATTTGCTATCCCGTCGCACGAACCGGAGCATCTTAAGCCTACCCGCAGGCTAGCGGCGGGAGATGGATCCGAAACCCGTAGCAGGAATTCGACCCGGTTGCTTAAATAGCGAGGACGACACTGTGGTAGTATGTCACTAGCCGACAGGATAGAGACGTACCGTCGGCACGTCTCGGAGTGGCTTCGTGGGCTCTATCACGGACTGGTTTCTCACCCAGCGTACGAACTGATAGAAAAAGAAGCCGAGGACATCGAAGACGAATTCATGCTCGCGTGTTTTCCCGACGTGTTCGGCGTCCCGAGTCCGATTTCGTACTACACCGCCGAACTGCTTCCCTACCTGACCGACGAGTTCGAGGCGTGGGAACGACGGATGTGGGACCGTGGGTCGCTCATCGAACGGAAGGGGCAGCAGTACCATTTCTAACATGAAAAAGTTCGTTTTCTTCGGCGGTAAGGGCGGCGTCGGTAAAACCACGGTATCCAGCGCGTACGGGCTGAAAAGCGCGAAGGCGGGACTGAAGACGCTCGTCGTTTCGACTGACCCGGCACACAGCACCTCGGACGTCTTCGACCAGCAGTTCGGTGACGAACCCGCACCAGTCGAAGGCCACGACGACCTGTGGGCGATGGAAATCGATCCCGAACAGGAGGTCGAAAATCATCTGATGGAGATAAAGCGAGCGATGGGCGACCAAGTGAGCCCAGGAATGGTCAACGCCATCGACCGCCAAGTCGAGATGGCACATCAAACGCCCGGCGCACACGAATCGGCGTTGTTCGACCGATTCGTCGATGTGATGCAAAACGCGGAGGAGTATGATCGCGTTGTATTCGATACTTCCCCGACAGGTGGAACGCTTCGACTGCTTTCGCTACCGGAGTTCCTCGAAGGGTGGATAGAGCGACTCCTCCACAAACGAAAGCGGAGCATCGACCTGTTCGAGAAGGCCGCCATCGGCGGGCGTGAACCACGACGGATGGCCGAAGGCGACCCCATCATCGCTCGACTTCAGGAACGAAAGGAGATGTTCGAGTTCGCCGGAGAGGTGCTTCGTACCGAGTCGGCTTACTTCCTCGTGCTCAATCCGGACGAACTCTCGATTCGTGAGACGGGACGTGCAGTAGAGGAGTTGACCGAGTACGACCTCGGCGTCTCCGGACTCGTCATCAACAAGGTCACGCCGGAACCGGACGAAAACGAATCGGGGAGGGGCGCGAGATACCTCCGTGATCGCTGCCGGACCGAACGGGAACGTATCGAACACATCCGCGAATCGTTCGACGAATCGGTCGTTGCGGTCATCGAATCACGGGTCGAAGAAGTAAAAGGCTCGCTTCTAGATGAAGTGGCAGACGAGTTAGATGTTGCCGTCGAACCGACACCGAAATCTGCTAGCCAGCCGTCTAGTGAAAGCTGACATTGTCACGGAAAGGAGCAATACAAACCCGTCATACTGGTAAGAACAAAAAGAACACTTATTATCGTTCGTCATATTTTGAGCCATGAGGGATAATAGCATGGCGACCGCAATCATATGGCTAGTACTCACCGTTTTGGTGCTTTTCAGTGTCGGATATCTCGGTTATTCACGGTATCTCGCACAGTTCGTCGATCTGGACGACAGTCGGGACACACCGGCGCATAAGTACGAGGACGGTCAGGAGTACGTTCCAGCGAAGAAACCAGTACTGTTAGGACATCACTATTCGAGTATCGCGGGCGGCGCACCCATCGTCGGCCCGATTACGGCAGGAGTCATTTGGGGATGGGTTCCTGCCCTGCTGTGGATTGCGATCGGCAATCCACTGATGGGCGCGGTTCACGACTTCATTTCGTTGTCGAGTAGTCTTCGGCACGAAGGAAAGTCCATCGGCTACATCATCGGGGAGTACGTCGGCGAAGGAGGGAAAAACATGCTGCTGTGGTTCGCGTTTCTCACTATCATTCTCGTCGTCGGCGTGTTCGCGTTCGTCGTCGGCGTCGTCTTCGAGGCGTATCCGAGCGCCGCGACGGCGAGCGTTCTGTACATCGCTCTCGCGATGATTTTCGGGGTGTACCTGTATCAACTCGACCTTCCCTTCATTCCGGGAACGATCGTGTTCGTCGCAGGCGTGTTCGCCAGCGTCTTCGTCGGCATGCAGTATCCCATCGAACTCGCCGCGAGCACGTGGGTACCGATCATCCTCGTCTATGCGTTCATCGCGAGCGTCCTTCCGGTTTGGACGCTCCTTCAACCGCGTGATTACCTGTCGTCGTTCCTCCTGTACGCGGGGGTCGGCGGCGCGCTGCTGGCAGTCATCGTCGGCACGATGGGAAGCGCCTTCGGTATCGGTGCGGTCACACCGAGCGAACCCCTGACGGTCAAGCTCAACGCGTTCAACGGGTTCTGGGGCGTGACCGACCAACCACTGTTCCCGATTCTGTTCATCACCATCGCGTGTGGGACCATCAGCGGGTTCCACTCGCTGGTTTCCTCGGGGACGACGGCGAAGCAGCTTAACCGCGAATCGGACGCCCG of the Haladaptatus caseinilyticus genome contains:
- a CDS encoding carbon starvation CstA family protein, which gives rise to MRDNSMATAIIWLVLTVLVLFSVGYLGYSRYLAQFVDLDDSRDTPAHKYEDGQEYVPAKKPVLLGHHYSSIAGGAPIVGPITAGVIWGWVPALLWIAIGNPLMGAVHDFISLSSSLRHEGKSIGYIIGEYVGEGGKNMLLWFAFLTIILVVGVFAFVVGVVFEAYPSAATASVLYIALAMIFGVYLYQLDLPFIPGTIVFVAGVFASVFVGMQYPIELAASTWVPIILVYAFIASVLPVWTLLQPRDYLSSFLLYAGVGGALLAVIVGTMGSAFGIGAVTPSEPLTVKLNAFNGFWGVTDQPLFPILFITIACGTISGFHSLVSSGTTAKQLNRESDARVIGYGGMLGEGLLAVLALSTVALVGFTSEGGGVGQALPNFAQGGGIMLTSFGIPQGFGEPFMALVMVSFLLTSTDTALRLGRYMFEEIVGTPETTVQSVGSNRYFNAGFQCVIAFGLVATGTWSDLWPLFGGANQLLAALALLTATVWLANWSKNKQLISTGVPMVLMTFVTICGLLYLALYQNVILKFVQGEWGDGGATLGSMISAGLQTAIALTLIGLALSLVWKGYKNITSARRGRTGAPVTDGGESDD
- a CDS encoding ArsA family ATPase — translated: MKKFVFFGGKGGVGKTTVSSAYGLKSAKAGLKTLVVSTDPAHSTSDVFDQQFGDEPAPVEGHDDLWAMEIDPEQEVENHLMEIKRAMGDQVSPGMVNAIDRQVEMAHQTPGAHESALFDRFVDVMQNAEEYDRVVFDTSPTGGTLRLLSLPEFLEGWIERLLHKRKRSIDLFEKAAIGGREPRRMAEGDPIIARLQERKEMFEFAGEVLRTESAYFLVLNPDELSIRETGRAVEELTEYDLGVSGLVINKVTPEPDENESGRGARYLRDRCRTERERIEHIRESFDESVVAVIESRVEEVKGSLLDEVADELDVAVEPTPKSASQPSSES